From the Oceanicaulis alexandrii DSM 11625 genome, one window contains:
- a CDS encoding phytase, producing the protein MLFVTACAGALIACSGAPAPSLPRVSVPASMETAAVAGAGDAADDPALWRAADPARSRILGTDKKSGLYVYTLDGETAQYLAAGRMNNVDVRYGFEAGDETVDIAVASDRTNIALAVFFIDRETGALSAAPGGVLPLDFVDPYGLCLYQRPSDNALFAFVTEDDTGRLMQQRLRFEDGAMRSETVRSFSLGTITEGCAVDDQTGTLYIAEENVAVWVYDADPESGDARSKLADVNSDSLIADAEGVALWPQDGAAPWLVVSSQGDNAYAVFNTADNGLIGRFEINGGEIDRTSETDGIDVHALPLPGYPEGVFLAQDDAEDTGGQNFKLADLAAIRAALTQAPQ; encoded by the coding sequence ATGCTCTTTGTGACAGCGTGCGCAGGCGCTTTAATCGCCTGTTCCGGGGCTCCCGCGCCGAGCCTTCCGCGCGTCTCTGTCCCCGCCAGCATGGAAACCGCAGCCGTCGCCGGCGCTGGCGACGCGGCGGATGATCCCGCCCTGTGGCGCGCCGCAGACCCGGCCCGGTCGCGCATCCTCGGCACAGACAAGAAAAGCGGGCTCTACGTCTACACGCTGGACGGAGAAACCGCTCAATACCTGGCCGCCGGGCGCATGAACAATGTCGATGTGCGCTATGGCTTTGAGGCCGGCGATGAGACCGTGGACATCGCGGTCGCCTCGGATCGCACCAATATCGCTCTGGCCGTGTTTTTCATCGACCGTGAAACGGGAGCGCTGAGCGCGGCGCCCGGCGGGGTCCTGCCGCTCGATTTTGTCGATCCCTATGGCCTGTGCCTGTATCAGCGCCCGTCCGACAACGCCCTGTTCGCCTTTGTCACAGAAGACGATACCGGTCGCCTGATGCAGCAACGCCTGCGGTTCGAAGACGGGGCGATGCGCAGCGAGACTGTACGCAGCTTCTCCCTGGGCACGATCACCGAAGGCTGCGCCGTCGATGATCAGACGGGCACGCTTTATATCGCTGAAGAGAATGTGGCGGTCTGGGTCTATGACGCAGATCCTGAGAGCGGCGATGCGCGCTCCAAGCTGGCGGACGTGAACTCTGACAGCCTGATCGCCGATGCGGAAGGCGTGGCCCTGTGGCCGCAAGACGGCGCCGCACCCTGGCTCGTCGTCTCCAGCCAAGGCGACAACGCCTATGCTGTCTTCAACACCGCTGACAATGGCCTGATCGGTCGTTTCGAGATCAATGGCGGCGAGATCGACCGCACCAGCGAAACAGACGGCATCGACGTGCACGCCCTGCCTTTGCCTGGCTACCCCGAAGGCGTGTTCCTGGCGCAGGACGACGCCGAAGACACGGGCGGCCAGAATTTCAAACTAGCGGACCTCGCCGCAATCCGCGCCGCGCTGACCCAGGCGCCGCAATAA
- a CDS encoding response regulator, whose amino-acid sequence MGTYKPTLLLVEDDDQEAFLFEKMLREESGAAVIDRAVEGEQTLDLVRSNPDYDCIVLDLKLAGEDGVWVLEQLSQNPAFSHIPVIVFSGDAERLQQACSQYANVVSSVRKPETLEQYRAALTIVMAILHAALDVA is encoded by the coding sequence ATGGGAACATACAAACCTACTCTGCTCCTGGTTGAAGATGACGACCAAGAGGCTTTTCTGTTCGAGAAGATGCTCCGCGAAGAATCCGGAGCGGCCGTTATCGATCGCGCCGTGGAAGGTGAGCAGACCCTGGACCTTGTGCGCTCCAATCCTGATTATGATTGTATTGTCCTTGACCTGAAGCTCGCGGGTGAAGACGGCGTCTGGGTTCTTGAGCAGCTGTCACAGAATCCCGCCTTCTCCCATATCCCGGTGATTGTCTTCTCAGGCGATGCAGAGCGCCTGCAACAGGCCTGCTCACAGTACGCCAATGTGGTCTCGTCAGTGCGCAAGCCTGAAACGCTTGAGCAATATCGCGCCGCCCTGACCATCGTTATGGCGATCCTTCACGCAGCGCTGGATGTGGCCTGA